A genomic stretch from Antarcticibacterium flavum includes:
- the proB gene encoding glutamate 5-kinase, with protein MEVKRIVVKVGTNVMTNKDNRILGPVLKHLVEQIATLYEQDIMVVLVSSGSAIAGKEILGEIGITDPSKRRQVYSSVGQPRMMRHYYSIFHDYGMRCAQVLATKRDFSPGLHRENMINCYESLLAEGIIPIANEDDAVSVTMSMFSDNDELASLVAELINADALIILSDTEGLYTGHPDDEDSEKLSKVQIDENVEKYVQESGKGEGEGRGGMESKIKIAKGTAAKNITTYIANGKRPNVILDIVAGKPVGTKFTA; from the coding sequence ATGGAAGTGAAAAGAATCGTAGTAAAAGTTGGTACGAATGTAATGACCAATAAAGACAACAGAATTCTGGGGCCGGTACTTAAACACCTGGTTGAGCAAATCGCGACATTATATGAGCAGGACATAATGGTAGTCCTGGTTTCATCTGGTTCTGCCATTGCAGGGAAAGAGATCCTGGGGGAAATAGGGATCACAGATCCCTCTAAAAGAAGGCAGGTATACTCATCTGTTGGACAACCAAGAATGATGAGACATTATTACAGTATTTTCCATGATTATGGGATGCGCTGTGCACAGGTGCTTGCAACCAAAAGGGATTTTAGCCCGGGGCTGCACCGTGAGAATATGATAAATTGTTATGAGTCCTTACTGGCAGAAGGAATTATACCTATAGCAAATGAGGATGATGCAGTTTCTGTAACCATGTCCATGTTTAGTGATAATGATGAACTGGCCAGCCTTGTAGCTGAGTTAATCAATGCAGATGCCCTTATCATATTAAGCGATACCGAGGGCTTGTATACTGGTCATCCAGATGATGAGGACTCAGAAAAACTCTCTAAGGTCCAAATTGATGAGAATGTCGAAAAGTACGTCCAGGAAAGCGGCAAGGGCGAAGGTGAAGGACGCGGAGGAATGGAATCCAAAATAAAGATCGCCAAAGGTACAGCTGCCAAGAATATAACCACATATATCGCAAATGGTAAGAGGCCAAATGTGATCCTGGATATAGTGGCAGGAAAACCTGTAGGAACGAAATTTACGGCTTAG